The genomic DNA TGATGGTGGGCCAAAAGATAGACCTCAACATCGAAAGAGGCGAACCCGTCAACCCCAAACCCCGTTTGTTCATCAACAATATGAAGGTCATCAACAAAGAGGGGCGCACGATGGTGGACGACGTGTCTTTCGAGATAGACGGCGGCGAGATACTGGGCATCGCGGGCATTTCGGGCAACGGCCAAAAGGAACTTCTCGAAGGCATCGCGGGCTTGCAACCCATGGCCGCGGGCGAAGTCATTTTCCACAACCCCAAAGAAAACAGGCCCGTCACCTTCTTCCACAACGACCTCAAACAGATCAAGGCCAAAGCGGAGGCGGGTATGTTCCACTATCCCGACGGCAACAGAGTGGTCCTCAAAGGCATGAGCAACAAAGACATCGTCAAGTTGGTCAACGACGAGCAGATATTGTATTATGAGGATGAGATCATCAACCTCAAAGACAAGACTCCCCGCGAGATACAGGAACTGGGCATCAAACTTTCCTTCGTGCCCGAGGATAGACTGCACATGGGTTTGGTGGCCAGTATGAGCATCGTGGACAATATGATGCTTCGCTCCTACCGCAAGGGCAAATCCATCTTCGTCAACCGCAAACGTCCCAAACAGTTGGCCGACGACATCATCCGCGATCTCGAAGTGGTGACGCCCTCCGACCAGATCCCCGTGAGACGCCTGTCGGGCGGCAACGTGCAGAAGGTGCTGGTCGGGCGTGAGATCGCCTCTTCGCCCAAGGTGCTGATGGCGGCGTACCCCGTGCGCGGTTTGGACATCAACAGCAGTTACACCATCTACAACCTACTGAACGACCAAAAGAAGAAGAACGTGGCCGTTTTGTTCGTAGGCGAGGACCTGGACGTTTTGTTGGCGCTCTGCGACCGCATCCTGGTGCTGTGCGGCGGCAAGGTGTCGGGCGTGGTGGATGCAAGACATATCACCAAAGAAGAGATCGGTCTACTGATGACCAAAGTACCCGATGAACCCCAAATGTACCGCTATGCGGCTATCGAGAAAAAGGAGGGCGAAGACAATGACTAAAACTCGTACCAAACACGTCAGGGAGCCTTTGGTCCACCTTACTCGCCGCCTGAACGTCTCGAAACCGTACGCCTGGGGCATCCGTATCGGCGCGTTCGTGCTGTCCATTTTGGCGTGCGCCATTGTCAGCATGATATTGAGCAAAAACGTTACCTTTGGTATGTTCTTCAAGTATCTATTCAAGGGGGCGTTCGGTACGACCAAGATGACCGAGGCGCTTATCCGCGAGGTTGCCGTGCTGTTGCTGCTGG from Clostridia bacterium includes the following:
- a CDS encoding ABC transporter ATP-binding protein → MDKSLAIEMVGITKAFGTKVVANKNVDMDLREGEILSLLGENGSGKTTLMNMVAGIYTPDSGKIYVRGEEVVIKSPIDAFSHHIGMIHQHFKLVDLFTAADNILLGEKAVGWLHYNRAKKLQAIVDQYGFGIDLSRKIYDMSVSEKQTVEIIKVLYRGADILILDEPTAVLTPQEIDKLFAVLRKMRDEGKSIIIITHKLNEVMAISDRVAVLRKGEHIATVNTAETSEKELTDMMVGQKIDLNIERGEPVNPKPRLFINNMKVINKEGRTMVDDVSFEIDGGEILGIAGISGNGQKELLEGIAGLQPMAAGEVIFHNPKENRPVTFFHNDLKQIKAKAEAGMFHYPDGNRVVLKGMSNKDIVKLVNDEQILYYEDEIINLKDKTPREIQELGIKLSFVPEDRLHMGLVASMSIVDNMMLRSYRKGKSIFVNRKRPKQLADDIIRDLEVVTPSDQIPVRRLSGGNVQKVLVGREIASSPKVLMAAYPVRGLDINSSYTIYNLLNDQKKKNVAVLFVGEDLDVLLALCDRILVLCGGKVSGVVDARHITKEEIGLLMTKVPDEPQMYRYAAIEKKEGEDND